A stretch of DNA from Paenibacillus sp. FSL W8-0186:
GCATTCTCTTCTCCAACGATATCAATCTCTTTTGAATAACCATTGTAACTCAATGTTTGGTTCTTCTCAGTTTGTATTTTGAACGAAAAAGGATGTTCTGTTAAAAATTCCAGCATGATAGATGGTTTCCCTTTTTGTGAATCATCATTAACAGATATTAATTGTATTTGCTGATTGATGGGTGTCTCCACATTTTTAAGGTATACCTGAACATGATATTTAAACAAGAGCGTTACATCCGATTCGGTTGATAAACTCCAAACAGTTTTGCTCCTTATGGGTACAGTCTCACTTTTATCCGACCAATCAATGGACTTACCTTGACCAACGTTTACTTGAAACCCACTGAGATATTCAGAATTATCATAATTATTATGTATCCCTAATGTGTCAAGTTCATTTAAACCATTAGACTCGATCAATACATTATTGTCTAATAAAAGATTTGGAATTGTTATATTAATATCATCAAAACTATCTCTACTAGTTGTGTAATCATAAACAATTCGTAGTTCATATGGAGCTATGGTTTGGATCTCACCATTTACCTTTACAGAAAGGGGGGTAGTATTTGTCATTTCTCCCTGAGTAATATACAAGCTATCTGTAGTTGCCTTTAAGTGAAGTCCAAACATAGTATCTTTCAAAACAATATTGTTAGTATTAGTTTTATACGTAAACCAAGCATCTCTAGGAGTAAATATAAACAATAAGAAGATTACCCCAAACGTAATGAATACTAATAATATAGATGGGAAAATTCCTCCAATAAGTTTCGAATTACGTTTCTTCGTCCTTCTAAGGTAATCATCTATAATATCAAAACTCATGTACACAACCTCACACATCAATTTGTAAAAATCAGATTCATGTTAACATAATTTTTTACAAATTGATATTACGATTACATTAACTAGGGAGAATGAAGTGTTAAATAGTCCAGGGGTCTTTCCTGACACTCCAACAGCAGGTATCTGCTGCTTTCTTCTTTTAAATTTAATTTAACTATCTTGCCCCTTTTATTAATTACATAATACAATTCCTGTTTTATTTAATTATTCATCCATGCGCCATAGTATGCCTAATTTGACACAGCTGGAAAGAATGACAGGAAGAACAGTCTCCATGAATGGATGAACCGTAGTTATTGTCTTTTTTGTATCAACATCTACTCTTCGTAAAGCAAGTATTTCACTTAGCCTCAATCTAGAGATGTGACAAGTTCGAAAGCAATATAGTATTTAATTAAACGTCAGTTCAAGAGAGATGGAGGTTATATTAAACATTAATCAGGGGTGACTCTTACCAAATCCAGTGAAAACCTATAGGTTTAGTCTCTAATCCAAGCGCGACTAATAATAACTAAGAGAATAAACAAAACGAGGATAACTCCTGTACTGGTCCAAATTCCAGCACCAGCACCGCAAGTCCCAGCTCCTGCAGCATATCCCATATTAGTTCCTCCCTCCTTTTCAATCTGACTTTAGGATATGCTCGCATCTTAAGAATAGATTGGACTTTTTACTGCAAATAAAAATACGGTTTAGTTGCTCGCAAAGCTTAGCTTTAACCAATTTTTTTCGATAATAGGTAGCAGTTTACCAATGGCTCATATTTCTCAATTTGGTATCCCTGTTTATAATAAAACTGCTGAGCTTTATA
This window harbors:
- a CDS encoding YjcZ family sporulation protein — translated: MGYAAGAGTCGAGAGIWTSTGVILVLFILLVIISRAWIRD